CCGGCGCCCGCAGGCTGAGCTTGCGCATCAGCTCCTGCTGCATGTTGAACACGACCCACCAGTAGCACTCGTTGCCGTTCGGGGTGTTCTCGTACCAGGAGCGCGGGTGGTCGCCGTTGACGACCTCCACCACCGGGTTGTTGAGCGTGAACGTCCGGCCCAGTTCCTGCCGGTAGTAGCGCTGCGCCTCGCGCATCACGTTCGCGATGCCGTCCGGGTACCGCTGGTCGTACGCCACGTCGGTGGGCTTGAGCCAGTAGACCCGGATGGTGCCGTTCGGCGGCGTGGTGCCCGGCGGCCGGGTCGTGGGCGCGGTGGTCGGCGGCGTGGTCGGCGGGGCCGTGGTCGGGGCCGCCGTGGTGGGCCCGGTGGTGGGCGTGGTGCTGCCGGTGCAGGCCACCCCGTTGAGGGTGAAGCTGGTGGGTACGGGGTTGCTGGAGTTGTTCCAGGAGCCGTTGAAGCCGAACGACACGCTGCCGTTGGTGGCCAGGCCGCCGTTGTAGCTCATGTTGACGGCCGTGACCGCGGCACCGCTCTGCGTGACGGTGGCGTTCCACGCCTGGGTCACGGCCTGGCCGGCCCCGAACGACCAGCGCAGCGTCCAGCCGGTCAGCGGGTCACCCAGGTTGGTGATCCCGACGTTCGCGGTGAAGCCGCCACCCCACTGCGAGCCGACGGTGTACGTCACCCGGCAGCCGGCCGCGGCCGCGTACCCGCTGGTGGCGGAAACGGCGGCGGTGCCGAAGGCGACGACGGCGGCCAGCCCGGCCGCCAAGAATCGAGATCTGTGCATACGCGTCTCCCAAGAGGCGTGGCCAGCGGCGGCCCGCTGGCGCGGCAAGATGCCGTCACGTCCGCCCGGTGACGCGATAGCGAACAAGGTCCGCCGATCATCTCCAACTCTTCGAAGACTGTCAATGGTCTCAAGATGAAAACGATTGAGTGCAATCGTATTCATCCGGGGTAGCGTGCAGGGTGCCCGGGACCTACCGGGCCACTCGACATGGAGGAGTGTGGGATGAGGACCCGCCAGAGGTGGCCCATCCTGGTCGCGGCGACGCTCCTGGTCGCGGCGTGCGGTCAGGAAAGCGAAACGCCTGATGTCGATCAGAACGCGGTCGCCACGACCAGCTGCGCCAGCTCCGGCGAGCTCACCATGTGGGAGCGGTCGGGCGGCAACAAGGCGATGGTCGACATGCTCGTGGAGGCGTGGAACACCAAGAACCCCGACTGCAAGATCAAGCTGACCTACATCCCGCACACGGAGATGGTCGGCAAGATCGCTCAAGGCATCGCGTCGGGCGAGGTGCCCGACCTCATGGGCATGGACCTGATCTACGCCCCGCAGTTCGAGAAGGCGCAGCAGCTCGTCGACCTCACCGACCGGATCAAGGACTGGCCGGAGCTGAAGACCGCCAGCAAGGGCCACATGACGGTCGCGACCTTCGAGGACCGGCTGTACGGCGTGCCGCTCTACGCCGACGTGTCCGCCCTCTTCTACAACAAGGACCTCTTCCAGCGCGCCGGTTTGGACCCGAACAAGCCGCCGACGAGCCTGCCGGAGCTGCGCGCGTACGCCGACAAGATCACCGCGTTGGGCGGCGACGTCAAGGGCTACTACCTGCCGGGCAACTGCGCCGGGTGCAACATCTTCACCGTCGGGCCGCTGATGTGGGCCTCCGGTGCGAAGATCGAGGCGGCCAACAAGGGCGACGAGCCGCTGGTCGGCGACGGCGTCAAGCAGGTCCTGCAGTTCACCCGCGACATGGTCAAGGCCGGCAACGTCCACGACGGCGACCGCGCGGAGAACGGCGAGACCTTCCATCTCCAGTTCGGCTCCGGCAAGGTCGGCATGATGGGCACCGGCAACTTCAACATCACGCTGGCCCGCGAGCAGAACCCGAAGATGAACTTCGGCGTCGCCCTGCTCCCCGGGATGACGGCGGGCTCGTCGGCCTCGTTCATCGGCGGCGACCTCGTCGTGGTGCCCAAGGGCAGCAAGCGGGTGGCCGACGCGGTCAACGTGATGAAGTTCCTGCTCTCCGACGACGTGCAGGTCGAGGTGTACGCCAAGGCGCTCAACCTCACCACCCGCAGCGACATGGTCAACAACAAGTACTTCCAGGCAGAACCGCTGGTCCAGGACGTCGCCAAGGCCCTCGAGGTCGGGCGGACGCCGTACACGCTGACCTTCTTCGAGCAGATCAACTCCCCGCAGGGGCCGTGGCTGAAGATGCTGCAGCGGGCGTACTACTCCGACGACAGCCTCGACACGATCATCTCGGACGCCAAGAAGGAGATGAAGGCCATCGCCGACCAGTCCTGACGAAGACCCCGCCGCCACCGGGAGGGGTGCCCGGTGGCGGCGGCGGACCACAGCCCGTGGAGGATCGCCCTTGTACCGGAACCGCCGCAGCCGGCTCGTCGGGCTCGCCTACCTGGCGCCCGCACTGATCTTCGTGCTGGTCTTCACCGTGTACCCGTTGGGCCAGATGGTGTGGATGTCGTTCCACAACTGGTCCCTGATCACCCCGCCGGTGTGGGTGGGCCTTTCCAACTACCGGCGGATGCTCGGGGACGACCAGTTCTGGACGTCGTTCGTGTTCACCCTGAAGTACACCGCGCTGATCACTCCCCCGCTGATCGTGGGCGGCTACCTGCTGGCGCTGCTCACCGCGACCAACACGCCGCTGCGGCGGGTCACCCGCACCGTGGTGTTCATCCCCGTCGTGATCGGCCTGGGCGTGTCGAGCCTGCTCTGGTACTGGCTGTTCAGCGCCGACTTCGGCCTGGTCAACCGGGCCCTGCTCGACATCGGACTGATCGACGAGCCGATCCTGTGGCTGGGCGTGGACGCGGACACCTCCAACTTCGCGATCAGCGCCTCCGTGGTGTGGAAGGTCATCGGCTTCGGGATGATCCTGTTCATCGGCGCGATCCAGGCCATCCCGTCCGAGATCACCGAGGCCAGCCTGGTGGACGGGGCCAGCTACCGGCAGCGGGTCACCCGGGTGGTGCTGCCGCTGACCATGCGCACCGTGCTGCTGGTGACGCTGGTGAGCGTGATCGGCTCGCTGCTCGCGTTCGACCAGTTCTACATCATGACCGCCGGGCAACCGCAGAACGAGACCGCGACCTCGACGTTCTACGTCTACCTGAACTCGTTCCCGTACCTGAAGCTCGGCTACGGCGCGGCCCTGTCGATGGTCCTGGCGGTGACCATCCTGGCGTTCACCGTCGTCCAGCTACTCCTCACCCGACGGAGCCACGCATGAGGCGGACCCGCTACCTCGTCGGCGCGGTGTGTGTCGTGGTCTGCACGGTCATGCTGCTGCCGCTGGTGATGTCGCTGCTGGCCTCCGTCAAGCCGACGCAGGAGGCGGCCGCCACACCGCCGACGTACGTGCCGCACGCGGTCAGCCTGGACAGCTACTCCCGGCTCTGGGACTACCAGCAGGGCCTGCCGACGTACCTGGCCAACAGCTTCGGCACGGCCATGCTGACCATCGCCATCACCCTGCTGCTGACCGTGCCGGCCGCGTACGCCCTGGCGCAGTTCCCGATCCCGCTCAAGGAAGTCCTCTTCGTGATCCTGCTGCTGGCGCTGATCGTGCCGTACCAGGCGCTGCTGACCCCGATGTTCCTGATGTTCGCCCGGATCGGGCTGACCAACACGCTGCTCGGCCTGGCCATCCTGCACACCACGATCCAGCTGCCGTTCAGCCTCTACATCCTGCGCAACAGCTTCTCCGCGGTGCCCCGCGAGCTGGCCGAGGCGGCCATTGTGGACGGTGCGTCGTCGTGGCAGGTGCTGCGCCGGGTCTTCCTCCCCTCATCGGTGCCGGCCGTCGTCACCGTGGCGCTCTTCGCGTTCATCATGTCGTGGAACGAGTTCCTCGGCGCCCTGGTGATGATGAGCAAGGGCTCGACGTTCACGCTGCCGCTCATCCTGGCCGCGGCACGCACCGAGACCAGCCTGGGCGGCACCGACTGGGGGATGCTCCAGGCCGGCATCACCATCTCGATCCTCCCCTGCGTCCTGGTCTACCTGCTGCTGCAGCGGTACTACGTGTCCGGTCTGATGAGTGGAGCGGTGAAATGAGCGCTGGCGTGATTCCGTCGACGAGCCGCCTGCGGCCGCTCGCCGCCGACCGGGTCACGATCCTCGACGGCTTCTGGGGCGACCGCCTGCGGACCAACCGGGAACGCACGATCCCGCACGGATTCGCCGAGCTGGGCCACTCCGGCGTGCTGGA
This genomic stretch from Phytohabitans rumicis harbors:
- a CDS encoding cellulose-binding domain-containing protein yields the protein MHRSRFLAAGLAAVVAFGTAAVSATSGYAAAAGCRVTYTVGSQWGGGFTANVGITNLGDPLTGWTLRWSFGAGQAVTQAWNATVTQSGAAVTAVNMSYNGGLATNGSVSFGFNGSWNNSSNPVPTSFTLNGVACTGSTTPTTGPTTAAPTTAPPTTPPTTAPTTRPPGTTPPNGTIRVYWLKPTDVAYDQRYPDGIANVMREAQRYYRQELGRTFTLNNPVVEVVNGDHPRSWYENTPNGNECYWWVVFNMQQELMRKLSLRAPDSRWINVGEISAEAACSGGGGGGGWVILSGHDADGAAGIGGTMNRWYGGMVHELGHAFGLPDSTSTDGTPMSASFYSYPNTHFSQAQKNAILSGPYGSFLS
- a CDS encoding ABC transporter substrate-binding protein; translation: MRTRQRWPILVAATLLVAACGQESETPDVDQNAVATTSCASSGELTMWERSGGNKAMVDMLVEAWNTKNPDCKIKLTYIPHTEMVGKIAQGIASGEVPDLMGMDLIYAPQFEKAQQLVDLTDRIKDWPELKTASKGHMTVATFEDRLYGVPLYADVSALFYNKDLFQRAGLDPNKPPTSLPELRAYADKITALGGDVKGYYLPGNCAGCNIFTVGPLMWASGAKIEAANKGDEPLVGDGVKQVLQFTRDMVKAGNVHDGDRAENGETFHLQFGSGKVGMMGTGNFNITLAREQNPKMNFGVALLPGMTAGSSASFIGGDLVVVPKGSKRVADAVNVMKFLLSDDVQVEVYAKALNLTTRSDMVNNKYFQAEPLVQDVAKALEVGRTPYTLTFFEQINSPQGPWLKMLQRAYYSDDSLDTIISDAKKEMKAIADQS
- a CDS encoding carbohydrate ABC transporter permease, with translation MYRNRRSRLVGLAYLAPALIFVLVFTVYPLGQMVWMSFHNWSLITPPVWVGLSNYRRMLGDDQFWTSFVFTLKYTALITPPLIVGGYLLALLTATNTPLRRVTRTVVFIPVVIGLGVSSLLWYWLFSADFGLVNRALLDIGLIDEPILWLGVDADTSNFAISASVVWKVIGFGMILFIGAIQAIPSEITEASLVDGASYRQRVTRVVLPLTMRTVLLVTLVSVIGSLLAFDQFYIMTAGQPQNETATSTFYVYLNSFPYLKLGYGAALSMVLAVTILAFTVVQLLLTRRSHA
- a CDS encoding carbohydrate ABC transporter permease, which gives rise to MRRTRYLVGAVCVVVCTVMLLPLVMSLLASVKPTQEAAATPPTYVPHAVSLDSYSRLWDYQQGLPTYLANSFGTAMLTIAITLLLTVPAAYALAQFPIPLKEVLFVILLLALIVPYQALLTPMFLMFARIGLTNTLLGLAILHTTIQLPFSLYILRNSFSAVPRELAEAAIVDGASSWQVLRRVFLPSSVPAVVTVALFAFIMSWNEFLGALVMMSKGSTFTLPLILAAARTETSLGGTDWGMLQAGITISILPCVLVYLLLQRYYVSGLMSGAVK